One genomic segment of Erythrobacter sp. THAF29 includes these proteins:
- a CDS encoding alpha/beta hydrolase: protein MSPLFRLVLTVFALVAIPLTDISALEPDKPEVPEVSAGKIVWWNDFAPAKAVGVRDIWVWLPPSYRYEPQRRYPVLYMHDGQNVFDRHLTNYDKEWGLDEAITRMAARGDLREWIVVGIRSPDHRYQALFPQKLYGLLPKGQRERVDGISLGGIARGKPLIGDAYAAMVANDLKAKVDAEFRTLAGPGDTAVMGSSMGGLMSLYLIAEYPEVFGQAAGLSTHLPLSDPEGGDADQRASEVARAFRRYFNDSNLDPARNRIYVDHGTATLDATYPPYFKAFDAMMADLGWTTLSYESRVFFGAEHEENAWAQRIDIPLSFIDAADP from the coding sequence ATGTCACCTTTGTTTCGCCTCGTCCTTACGGTGTTTGCGCTGGTTGCAATTCCGCTCACCGACATCTCGGCGCTGGAACCAGACAAGCCCGAGGTTCCTGAGGTTTCCGCAGGCAAGATCGTCTGGTGGAACGACTTCGCGCCTGCAAAGGCGGTGGGCGTGCGCGATATCTGGGTGTGGTTGCCGCCGAGCTACAGGTATGAACCGCAGCGCCGCTATCCGGTACTCTACATGCATGACGGGCAAAATGTCTTCGACCGGCACCTCACGAATTACGACAAGGAATGGGGGCTGGACGAGGCGATCACGCGCATGGCTGCACGCGGCGATCTTCGCGAATGGATCGTGGTCGGCATTCGAAGTCCGGACCATCGCTATCAGGCGCTTTTTCCGCAAAAACTCTATGGCCTTCTGCCTAAAGGCCAGCGCGAGCGAGTGGACGGCATTTCGCTCGGCGGGATCGCGAGAGGAAAACCGCTGATCGGCGATGCCTACGCCGCGATGGTGGCGAACGATCTCAAAGCGAAGGTGGACGCTGAATTCCGCACTCTGGCGGGGCCGGGCGATACCGCCGTCATGGGATCGTCAATGGGCGGATTGATGAGCCTGTACCTCATCGCCGAATACCCCGAGGTTTTCGGGCAAGCCGCAGGGCTTTCAACCCACCTGCCGCTATCCGATCCCGAGGGCGGAGACGCCGATCAGCGCGCGAGTGAGGTCGCTCGGGCCTTTCGTCGTTACTTTAACGATTCAAATCTCGATCCGGCACGCAACCGCATCTATGTGGACCACGGCACCGCCACGCTCGATGCGACATATCCGCCCTATTTCAAGGCGTTCGATGCGATGATGGCAGACCTTGGGTGGACGACGCTATCCTACGAGAGCCGCGTATTTTTCGGCGCCGAGCATGAGGAAAACGCGTGGGCTCAGCGGATCGATATCCCGCTCTCGTTCATCGACGCGGCTGACCCCTAG
- the nusB gene encoding transcription antitermination factor NusB: MNTAARSQARSTARLAAVQALYQQQMEGTALNRLLDEFHQHRLGREVDDEDHEGEVFADAEVDFFDDLVRGVDARRDEIDELLVAKLAQGWTLARLDKTMLQILRAGTYELLARADVPTASAISEYVDVAKAFFDDREAKFVNGILDAVAKEIRS; this comes from the coding sequence ATGAACACCGCAGCCCGATCTCAAGCCCGCTCCACCGCGCGCCTCGCCGCCGTCCAAGCGCTATACCAGCAGCAGATGGAAGGAACGGCGCTCAATCGCCTGCTCGACGAATTCCACCAGCACCGGCTTGGCCGCGAAGTCGATGACGAAGATCACGAGGGCGAGGTTTTCGCCGATGCCGAGGTCGACTTCTTCGATGACTTGGTGCGCGGGGTTGATGCGCGCCGTGACGAGATCGACGAATTGCTTGTCGCGAAGCTCGCACAGGGCTGGACGCTGGCGCGGCTCGACAAGACCATGCTGCAAATCCTTCGTGCCGGTACGTACGAACTTCTTGCTCGCGCCGACGTTCCAACCGCGAGCGCGATCAGCGAGTATGTCGATGTAGCAAAGGCCTTTTTCGACGATCGCGAAGCGAAATTCGTCAATGGGATCCTTGACGCCGTAGCAAAGGAAATCCGCTCCTAG
- the hisD gene encoding histidinol dehydrogenase yields the protein MQTLTTLNPDFEKNFSRVVNARREADHDVAGQVQSILASVRNRGDDALIEFSQRFDGYALADEADWTITPERCKEAYDTLATDLRDALELAAARIRAYHEAQLPQDRDYTDEDGVRLGAIWRPVDAAGLYVPGGRAAYPSSLLMNAIPAKVAGVERTVVVTPTPRGNSNPLVLAAAHIAGVDEIWRIGGAHALGALAYGTDRIRPVDVITGPGNAYVAEAKRQLYGVVGIDMVAGPSEILVIADGKNDPDWIAADLLSQAEHDPTSQSILITDDASFAAMVEDCVDVQLSQLATGKVAKQSWDAHGVFIIVSDLEREAPALADRLAAEHVEIAVDDPEPYLRAIRHAGSVFLGRMTPEAVGDYVAGPNHVLPTGRRARFSSGLSVLDFMKRTSFLGLDKAAFDKIGPAAATLAHAEGLPAHAKSVELRTK from the coding sequence ATGCAGACACTCACGACGCTCAATCCCGATTTTGAAAAGAATTTCAGCAGGGTCGTCAATGCCCGGCGTGAGGCCGATCATGACGTGGCGGGCCAGGTGCAGTCCATCCTCGCCTCGGTTCGCAATCGCGGCGATGACGCGCTCATCGAGTTCAGCCAGCGCTTTGATGGTTATGCATTGGCCGACGAAGCCGATTGGACCATTACGCCCGAACGCTGCAAGGAAGCGTATGACACGCTCGCGACCGATTTGCGCGATGCGCTCGAGCTCGCTGCTGCACGCATTCGCGCTTATCACGAAGCCCAATTGCCGCAGGACCGCGACTACACAGACGAAGATGGCGTGCGCCTCGGCGCGATATGGCGACCTGTCGATGCTGCGGGTCTCTATGTCCCCGGCGGACGGGCGGCCTATCCTTCCTCGCTACTGATGAACGCTATTCCGGCCAAGGTCGCAGGAGTTGAACGCACGGTCGTTGTCACCCCCACCCCGCGCGGCAACTCCAACCCGCTTGTCCTTGCGGCGGCGCATATTGCGGGTGTCGACGAAATCTGGCGCATCGGCGGCGCGCATGCCCTGGGCGCTCTGGCCTATGGCACGGACCGCATCAGGCCGGTCGACGTCATCACAGGCCCCGGCAATGCATATGTCGCGGAGGCCAAGCGCCAGCTTTACGGCGTGGTCGGGATCGACATGGTCGCTGGCCCATCCGAGATACTCGTTATCGCCGACGGGAAGAACGATCCCGACTGGATCGCCGCCGACTTGCTGAGCCAGGCCGAGCACGACCCGACCTCGCAATCGATCCTCATCACCGACGACGCGTCCTTCGCTGCGATGGTGGAGGACTGCGTCGATGTGCAGTTGAGCCAGCTCGCCACCGGAAAGGTCGCAAAACAAAGCTGGGACGCGCACGGCGTGTTCATCATCGTAAGCGACCTTGAACGCGAAGCGCCTGCACTGGCAGACCGGCTTGCTGCCGAGCACGTCGAAATCGCTGTCGACGATCCCGAACCGTATCTGCGCGCCATCCGGCATGCAGGCAGCGTATTTCTCGGGCGGATGACTCCGGAGGCCGTCGGCGATTACGTCGCAGGACCGAATCACGTGCTCCCCACGGGGCGCCGCGCGCGGTTTTCGAGCGGCCTTTCTGTGCTCGATTTCATGAAGCGTACCAGCTTCCTTGGCCTCGATAAGGCGGCCTTCGACAAAATTGGCCCTGCTGCTGCGACGCTCGCACATGCAGAGGGTCTCCCCGCACATGCCAAATCGGTAGAACTCAGGACCAAATGA
- the hisG gene encoding ATP phosphoribosyltransferase, whose translation MTTNQATKTFGQLTFAVPKGRILDEALPVMARAGVVPEDGFHDKANRALSFDTTRDDMRLIRVRAFDVATFVAHGAAQIGIVGSDVIEEFDYSDLYAPVDLDIGHCRLSVARLADDAQDHSGVSHLRVATKYPSLTARYFERQGIQAECVKLNGAMELAPSLGLARQIVDLVSTGRTLKQNGLVETAKIIDISARLIVNRAALKKDPRVAELVSAFRADAEARTAQEAV comes from the coding sequence ATGACCACCAATCAAGCCACGAAGACATTCGGACAGCTGACTTTCGCTGTTCCCAAGGGCCGCATCCTCGATGAAGCGCTGCCGGTGATGGCGCGCGCAGGCGTCGTGCCCGAGGATGGCTTTCACGACAAGGCCAACCGCGCGCTTTCGTTCGACACGACACGCGACGATATGCGGCTGATCCGCGTGCGCGCTTTCGATGTCGCCACCTTCGTCGCGCACGGAGCAGCGCAGATCGGGATCGTCGGCTCGGATGTGATCGAGGAATTCGACTACTCCGATCTCTATGCGCCAGTGGACCTCGATATTGGCCACTGCCGGTTGTCGGTCGCGCGGCTTGCCGATGACGCGCAGGATCACTCGGGCGTCAGCCACCTTCGGGTTGCGACGAAGTATCCGAGCCTGACAGCGAGATATTTCGAACGGCAGGGCATCCAGGCCGAGTGCGTCAAGCTCAACGGCGCGATGGAACTGGCACCTTCGCTCGGCCTTGCGCGCCAGATCGTCGATCTCGTTTCGACCGGCCGGACGCTCAAGCAGAACGGGCTCGTCGAAACCGCGAAAATCATCGACATCTCGGCGCGACTGATCGTCAACCGGGCAGCGCTGAAGAAGGATCCGCGCGTTGCCGAGCTGGTTTCGGCTTTCAGGGCAGATGCTGAAGCGCGTACCGCGCAGGAAGCGGTCTGA
- a CDS encoding DUF2332 domain-containing protein, with amino-acid sequence MLSSEDIMAIEEFTKALDWQATHAEENNAPCTARVIRALAKVRESDTATGRRIAGWEGLTLKDAMPLRMAGGLHHLLLSGQDERLARVYSGQITDQSQIDALVCELVETYDHLLLPWLDGPPQTNEAGRAASIMGGILWLAQRIAPRFELFELGASAGVLTMLERYRFQLGATEVGPVNSPMQIAPEWRGAGSPPAPPRDFEIVSVRGCDVAPIDLSDPASALRLKSYVWPDAPGRMARIDAAIELANANAPDLVRQDAGDFVAEFLSDPQSEGRTRAMFHSIMWQYMPADTQDAITDAMEKAGAKASPERPLAWISLETDPATFRHELKVRYWDGATGSGEEVLLSHAHPHGAWVEWSGG; translated from the coding sequence GTGTTGAGCAGCGAAGACATCATGGCGATCGAGGAGTTCACCAAAGCGCTCGACTGGCAGGCAACCCATGCCGAGGAGAACAACGCGCCCTGCACCGCGAGGGTTATCCGTGCTCTCGCCAAAGTCCGCGAAAGCGACACTGCGACCGGCAGGCGGATCGCGGGCTGGGAAGGACTGACACTGAAGGACGCGATGCCGCTGCGCATGGCCGGCGGGCTGCACCACCTGTTGCTGTCGGGACAGGACGAAAGGCTTGCGCGGGTCTATTCCGGCCAGATCACCGACCAGAGCCAGATCGATGCTCTCGTGTGCGAGCTGGTGGAGACCTACGATCACTTGCTCCTGCCTTGGCTCGATGGTCCACCGCAAACGAACGAGGCTGGCCGGGCTGCAAGCATTATGGGGGGGATCCTTTGGCTCGCGCAGCGCATCGCTCCGAGATTCGAGCTCTTTGAACTGGGAGCCAGCGCGGGCGTGTTGACGATGCTTGAGAGGTATCGCTTCCAACTCGGTGCAACCGAAGTCGGCCCGGTAAACTCGCCAATGCAGATCGCACCGGAATGGAGGGGCGCAGGCTCTCCGCCCGCGCCTCCCCGCGACTTCGAGATCGTATCGGTGCGTGGGTGCGATGTCGCACCAATCGACTTGTCCGATCCGGCAAGCGCGCTCAGGCTGAAGAGCTATGTCTGGCCCGATGCGCCCGGTCGCATGGCGCGGATCGACGCGGCAATCGAACTGGCGAATGCGAACGCGCCCGATCTCGTCAGACAGGACGCGGGCGATTTCGTTGCGGAATTCCTCTCCGACCCACAATCCGAAGGCAGGACGCGGGCGATGTTCCATTCGATCATGTGGCAATACATGCCTGCCGATACGCAGGACGCGATCACGGATGCGATGGAAAAGGCAGGGGCCAAGGCATCGCCCGAGCGTCCGCTCGCGTGGATTTCGCTCGAAACCGATCCCGCAACCTTCCGCCATGAACTGAAAGTCAGGTATTGGGATGGCGCAACCGGCTCCGGCGAGGAAGTTCTCCTGAGCCATGCCCATCCACATGGCGCATGGGTCGAATGGAGCGGTGGCTAA
- a CDS encoding alpha/beta fold hydrolase: protein MEQKRIELANGIHLDVVDEGPTDAPVLIFLHGFPESHRTWRHQIAHFSDRYRCIAPDQRGYRGSSKPQDVDAYTPDKLIGDVFLLADALGIGKFTIVGHDWGGAIAWGVALGGQHVRVERAVIANAPHPAIFQKLLYTNPQQREASQYIRGFRDPANDALVREHGLTGLLLKEVKWDRPDAMEPEERDALLRDWQNRDAAFGMLNYYRASQMDVPTMDQAFEVPADYSPPRLPKLTIPTLVIWALDDIALPPENLEGLEDIVDPLTIERIPDCGHFVPWEAPDKVNAAMERFLSS from the coding sequence ATGGAGCAGAAGCGAATAGAGCTAGCCAACGGCATTCATCTCGACGTGGTTGACGAAGGCCCGACCGATGCACCGGTGCTTATATTCCTCCATGGCTTTCCCGAAAGCCACCGGACATGGCGCCACCAGATCGCCCATTTCTCGGACCGTTACCGCTGCATCGCGCCCGATCAGCGTGGTTATCGCGGCTCGTCGAAGCCGCAGGACGTCGATGCCTACACGCCCGACAAGCTGATTGGAGACGTCTTCCTGCTCGCCGATGCCTTGGGCATTGGCAAGTTCACGATCGTCGGTCACGACTGGGGCGGAGCGATTGCCTGGGGGGTGGCGCTTGGCGGCCAGCATGTGCGAGTCGAGCGGGCGGTGATTGCCAATGCCCCGCACCCGGCGATTTTCCAGAAGCTGCTCTACACCAACCCGCAGCAACGCGAGGCAAGCCAGTACATTCGCGGCTTCCGCGATCCGGCCAACGATGCGCTCGTCAGGGAGCACGGGCTGACCGGGTTGCTCCTCAAGGAGGTCAAGTGGGATCGCCCCGACGCGATGGAGCCTGAGGAACGCGATGCCCTCCTGAGGGACTGGCAGAACCGCGATGCTGCCTTCGGGATGCTGAACTACTACCGGGCGAGCCAGATGGACGTTCCGACAATGGATCAAGCATTCGAGGTGCCAGCGGACTATTCACCCCCGCGACTGCCGAAGCTTACCATACCGACATTGGTGATCTGGGCGCTCGACGATATTGCACTGCCGCCGGAGAATCTCGAAGGTCTGGAGGACATCGTTGACCCGTTGACGATCGAGCGCATCCCCGATTGCGGCCATTTCGTCCCTTGGGAGGCACCTGACAAGGTAAATGCCGCGATGGAGAGATTTCTGAGCTCTTAG
- a CDS encoding SDR family NAD(P)-dependent oxidoreductase, producing MDYTGKVVWITGASSGIGAALARDVASRGAHVVLSGRDEARLAEVAADCGETLILPFDVRDEAALADATQKAIAWKGGVDLAFANAGVSQRSRALKTDMQVYRDIIDIDLTAQIAFSQGLIGHMVERGSGGLAFVSSIAGKVGVPMRTAYSAVKFGLAGYGDALRAELSQTGVSVHVIYPGSVATDVARNAMVGDGSKRGRSDKVIDEGIPAADAAKSMLDGIANGEREIIVAQGMEAGMGEMRRTPDALFDQVAAMVAAGYMERMEEEG from the coding sequence ATGGATTACACCGGCAAAGTGGTCTGGATTACAGGTGCTTCATCGGGCATCGGCGCGGCACTGGCGCGCGATGTCGCTTCGCGCGGAGCGCATGTCGTGCTGTCAGGCCGCGATGAGGCACGGTTGGCGGAGGTTGCGGCTGACTGCGGCGAGACGCTGATCCTGCCGTTCGACGTGCGCGACGAGGCGGCGCTGGCAGACGCCACGCAAAAGGCGATTGCGTGGAAAGGCGGGGTCGACCTCGCCTTTGCGAATGCAGGCGTGTCGCAGCGCAGCCGGGCGCTCAAAACCGACATGCAGGTCTATCGCGACATTATCGATATCGATCTCACCGCTCAGATTGCATTTTCGCAAGGCCTCATCGGCCACATGGTCGAGCGTGGATCGGGCGGTCTCGCATTTGTCTCTTCGATCGCTGGCAAGGTCGGCGTACCCATGCGCACTGCTTACTCGGCGGTCAAATTCGGCCTTGCCGGTTATGGAGATGCGCTGCGTGCCGAACTTTCTCAAACAGGCGTGAGTGTCCACGTAATCTATCCCGGTTCTGTCGCTACCGATGTCGCGCGAAACGCAATGGTCGGGGACGGATCGAAACGCGGTCGCTCGGACAAGGTCATCGACGAGGGCATCCCGGCAGCCGATGCCGCCAAGTCCATGCTTGATGGTATCGCCAATGGCGAGCGCGAGATCATCGTTGCGCAAGGCATGGAAGCGGGCATGGGCGAGATGCGCCGCACTCCCGATGCGTTGTTCGATCAGGTCGCGGCAATGGTCGCGGCGGGCTATATGGAGCGGATGGAGGAAGAGGGCTGA
- a CDS encoding NUDIX hydrolase, with translation MTRSLNPTLRLRRSSRIIVLDPEPRALMFRFDIPGREPFWVTAGGECDPGESYEDAARRELLEETGITAEPGRQIARTTPEFVTPEGEPVQADERYFIVRVPHAHIDTSRHTALEKRVMTRHRWFTLDELSDWHETIFPRNLTEIIRRAPII, from the coding sequence TTGACCCGCTCGCTCAACCCCACACTGCGCCTGCGCAGGTCTTCACGCATCATTGTGCTCGATCCAGAGCCGCGCGCACTGATGTTTCGCTTTGATATACCGGGCCGCGAACCATTTTGGGTGACTGCCGGGGGCGAGTGCGATCCGGGCGAAAGCTACGAGGATGCCGCGCGGCGCGAACTTCTCGAAGAAACGGGCATTACCGCCGAGCCAGGCAGGCAGATCGCTCGGACAACGCCCGAATTCGTCACTCCGGAGGGCGAGCCGGTGCAGGCAGACGAACGCTATTTCATCGTCCGCGTCCCACATGCACACATCGACACCAGCCGCCACACCGCACTCGAAAAGCGGGTGATGACACGGCACCGCTGGTTCACGCTCGACGAACTATCCGATTGGCACGAAACAATTTTCCCCCGGAATCTGACCGAGATCATCCGGCGCGCTCCGATAATCTAG
- a CDS encoding BolA family transcriptional regulator, giving the protein MATAIAEEMESLLTKRFAPTRLEIINDSAHHAGHAGDDGSGESHFTVIIEAEEFADMTRLARQRAVVSALGDIVGKRVHAVAIKANAPA; this is encoded by the coding sequence ATGGCAACTGCAATAGCCGAGGAAATGGAGTCGCTTCTGACCAAGAGGTTCGCGCCGACGCGGCTCGAGATCATCAATGACAGCGCACACCACGCGGGCCATGCTGGCGATGACGGCTCGGGAGAGTCCCACTTCACTGTCATCATCGAGGCGGAGGAATTCGCCGACATGACCCGTCTCGCCCGGCAGCGCGCGGTGGTTTCGGCGCTCGGCGATATCGTAGGCAAGCGGGTGCATGCAGTCGCCATCAAGGCAAACGCCCCGGCTTGA
- a CDS encoding J domain-containing protein — protein sequence MRSTKFHGRHETEERVCEHPTCTNAGEFRAPGYRPNGFDGPGEWRWFCLDHVREFNAGYDWFEGMSAEEILRAQSPAAGWRTESPSFSPKAAVDGMPRWADFDDPLDAISARAGGIRSRAEREARMAMSGRFSKEEVEALEAMGLGSDTDKRRLRRRYSELVRRYHPDRNGGDRQHEARLGRVVEAYQLLRKSRAIG from the coding sequence ATGCGCTCAACCAAGTTCCATGGCAGGCATGAAACCGAAGAGCGGGTGTGCGAGCACCCGACCTGCACCAATGCGGGTGAATTTCGGGCGCCCGGATACCGGCCCAACGGCTTCGATGGGCCAGGCGAATGGCGCTGGTTCTGCCTCGATCACGTGCGCGAATTTAATGCGGGATACGACTGGTTTGAAGGGATGAGTGCAGAGGAAATCCTGCGCGCGCAATCCCCGGCGGCCGGTTGGCGTACGGAAAGCCCGAGCTTTTCTCCCAAGGCAGCTGTCGATGGCATGCCGCGCTGGGCCGACTTCGACGATCCGCTTGATGCGATATCCGCGCGCGCCGGCGGCATCCGCAGCCGCGCCGAGCGTGAGGCGAGAATGGCGATGAGCGGCAGGTTTTCGAAAGAGGAGGTCGAAGCTCTGGAGGCAATGGGGCTCGGCAGTGACACCGACAAGCGCCGCCTGCGCAGGCGCTATTCTGAGCTTGTGCGCCGCTACCATCCCGACCGCAATGGCGGAGACCGTCAGCACGAAGCGCGCTTGGGCCGCGTGGTCGAGGCCTACCAACTGCTCCGGAAAAGCCGCGCGATTGGCTAG
- a CDS encoding glutathione S-transferase family protein, whose translation MAEFTFYTVAMSRGQISRWALHEAAADYDQVVFDWATRPDDYIKINPMNKVPALVHHHGDHDHVVTEAAAINHYLAETHPDKGLLPDPHEKAAYFRWLFFAAGPIEQALLAKALDWKVPEERTATAGFGTLERALSAMEGWLSDNDFAAGNRFTMADTYVGSQFVWGMRFGSIPETPAFKSYVERVTQRPAYAEANAIDQRLIEEAAG comes from the coding sequence ATGGCTGAATTCACGTTCTACACCGTGGCGATGAGCCGCGGTCAGATTTCGCGTTGGGCTTTGCACGAAGCGGCCGCGGATTACGATCAGGTCGTGTTCGATTGGGCAACGCGGCCGGACGACTACATCAAGATCAACCCGATGAACAAAGTCCCCGCTCTGGTTCATCACCATGGCGATCACGACCACGTCGTGACCGAGGCGGCGGCGATAAACCACTATCTCGCCGAGACGCATCCCGACAAAGGCCTGCTCCCCGACCCGCACGAAAAGGCCGCCTATTTCCGCTGGCTGTTTTTCGCCGCCGGTCCGATCGAGCAGGCATTGCTTGCGAAGGCGCTCGACTGGAAAGTACCGGAAGAGCGCACCGCGACCGCCGGGTTTGGCACGCTCGAGCGCGCGCTTTCGGCAATGGAAGGCTGGCTGTCGGATAACGACTTTGCCGCGGGAAACCGCTTCACCATGGCGGATACCTACGTTGGGAGTCAGTTCGTGTGGGGAATGCGTTTCGGCTCCATTCCCGAAACGCCCGCTTTCAAGTCCTATGTCGAGCGGGTGACACAGCGCCCCGCATATGCCGAGGCCAATGCGATCGACCAGAGATTGATCGAGGAAGCGGCGGGCTAG